From the Primulina tabacum isolate GXHZ01 chromosome 3, ASM2559414v2, whole genome shotgun sequence genome, one window contains:
- the LOC142538281 gene encoding uncharacterized protein LOC142538281, with the protein MSTPPTAPAPMPTVPAAPAHGEKPAKFSGVDFKRWQQKMLFYLTTLSLSRFLKESPPVISEGDTDSQRMNAVDAWNHSDFLCRNYILNGLDDMLYRVYCSVKTAKELWDSLKKKYKTENAGVKKFVVGKFLDFKMVDAKYVISQVQKIQNIIHDLLAEGMNINEAFQVAAIIEKLTAMWKDFKNYLKHKCKELKLEDLIVRLRIEEDSRTSEAKTHRRAMEAEAKTNLTESSTSHKRKRPTNEKKRGQAKKFKGTCYNCGKPNHMAKDCRLPRKDNKHQKLSKPMSSKIGMYQ; encoded by the coding sequence ATGTCGACTCCTCCTACTGCTCCTGCGCCAATGCCTACCGTCCCTGCTGCTCCCGCTCACGGCGAAAAGCCTGCAAAGTTTTCTGGTGTCGACTTCAAACGGTGGCAGCAGAAGATGCTCTTCTATCTCACCACATTGAGCCTGTCTCGGTTCCTGAAAGAGTCCCCTCCTGTCATATCTGAAGGCGATACCGACTCGCAACGAATGAATGCTGTTGATGCATGGAACCACAGTGACTTCCTCTGCCGCAACTATATCTTAAATGGACTTGACGACATGCTTTACAGAGTCTACTGCTCTGTCAAGACAGCCAAAGAATTGTGGGACTCattgaagaaaaagtataaGACAGAAAATGCAGGAGTCAAAAAGTTCGTAGTTGGCAAATTCCTTGACTTCAAAATGGTGGACGCCAAATATGTAATAAGTCAGgtacaaaaaattcaaaatataattCATGACTTATTGGCAGAGGGAATGAATATCAATGAAGCGTTTCAAGTGGCGGCTATTATTGAAAAATTGACAGCCATGTGGAAAGACTTCAAGAACTACCTTAAGCACAAGTGCAAGGAGTTGAAACTTGAAGATCTGATTGTGAGGCTTCGAATTGAAGAAGATAGCAGAACTTCTGAAGCCAAAACACACAGAAGGGCAATGGAGGCCGAGGCCAAGACAAATCTGACAGAATCTAGCACTAGTCACAAGAGAAAGCGCCCTACAAATGAGAAGAAAAGAGGACAGGCCAAGAAGTTCAAAGGaacttgctacaactgtggcaaaccaAATCATATGGCTAAGGACTGTCGTCTTCCAAGGAAAGACAACAAACATCAGAAACTAAGCAAGCCAATGTCATCGAAGATAGGAATGTACCAATAG